Proteins encoded by one window of Cydia splendana chromosome 14, ilCydSple1.2, whole genome shotgun sequence:
- the LOC134796708 gene encoding uncharacterized protein LOC134796708, with the protein MASKSLFAANRTVALTKKSLKCLSSVRKFSETPWTQEGIIKSPFKDIEVPTCTLYEYVWQNLEKWPDRTMAVCGSTGRGYTYSQGFKLSSTFAANLRGKLRVRDGDAVAVMLPNVPDYPVVALGILEAGAVITSINPIYTAHEVQRQLVLSGAKVIVTVRETADVVKAALKMAKLDIPIIVVRTEDTEVPVGTIRFKELSVDINVDLSPLKEVRRTAEDVCFLPYSSGTTGVPKGVELTNRNLVANCEQMNEPIIKTHNATTATHQDAVMAVLPFFHIYGAEVMMFHKLSQGIKLVTLPKFQPQLFLRTLEKYKTNVLYAVPPIVLLMASHPEATPKTFQYLEVIINGSAPLTTADADRFIERAKRKFDFRQGYGLTETSPVVTVTPRGNDNYGCVGLPVPNTELKIVDENLKTLGPNEKGELLIRGPQVMKGYKNNETANKEAFTDDGWFRSGDLAIGDEHGIISIADRLKELIKVKGFQVPPAELEGVLRDHPSVDDAAVIGVPHETNGEAPKAFIVLKKGHNVAPSNICDFVKERVAEYKRISDVIFLDELPKNSTGKILRRELKEKYT; encoded by the exons ATGGCGTCGAAGTCATTATTCGCTGCAAATCGAACTGTAGCGCTAACAAAAAAGAGTCTGAAATGCCTTAGCAGCGTGCGGAAGTTTTCTGAAACACCTTGGACTCAAGAAGGAATTATAAAATCGCCTTTCAAAGACATTGAAGTGCCGACGTGTACGTTGTATGAGTACGTGTGGCAGAATTTGGAGAAATGGCCGGATCGGACTATGGCG GTGTGCGGCTCTACAGGGCGAGGCTACACGTATTCGCAGGGCTTCAAGCTATCGTCCACTTTCGCGGCGAACCTGCGCGGCAAGCTGCGCGTGCGCGACGGCGACGCCGTGGCTGTCATGCTGCCCAACGTGCCTGACTATCCCGTTGTGGCCTTGGGAATATTGGAAGCTGGCGCTGTCATCACCAGTATCAACCCTATTTACACTGCAC ATGAAGTTCAACGGCAACTCGTGCTGTCAGGCGCAAAAGTAATAGTCACAGTACGAGAGACAGCTGACGTCGTCAAAGCCGCTCTTAAAATGGCAAAATTAGACATTCCCATCATTGTAGTTAGAACTGAAGATACAGAAGTGCCAGTTGGCACAATACGGTTCAAAGAACTAAGCGTTGACATCAATGTTGATCTGTCGCCGTTAAAAGAAGTCAGACGAACTGCTGAAGATGTGTGTTTCTTGCCTTACTCAAGCGGTACAACAGGAGTGCCGAAAGGAGTAGAGTTGACGAATAGGAATTTAGTAGCTAATTGTGAACAAATGAACGAGCCTATTATCAAAACACATAATGCTACAACAG CGACTCACCAAGACGCCGTGATGGCAGTGCTGCCATTTTTCCACATATACGGCGCAGAGGTGATGATGTTCCACAAGCTATCCCAGGGAATCAAATTGGTGACCTTGCCGAAGTTCCAGCCTCAACTGTTCCTGCGAACCTTGGAAAAGTATAAGACCAATGTTTTGTATGCTGTTCCTCCTATTG TGTTACTCATGGCTTCACATCCAGAAGCAACTCCCAAAACATTCCAATATCTGGAGGTGATCATCAATGGATCTGCTCCCCTAACAACCGCAGATGCTGACAGATTCATCGAAAGAGCCAAG AGAAAATTTGACTTCAGGCAAGGCTACGGTCTAACAGAAACGTCACCGGTGGTAACTGTAACTCCAAGAGGGAATGACAACTATGGATGTGTTGGTCTTCCTGTCCCAAATACTGAACTTAAGATTGTCgatgaaaatctaaaaactcTTGGACCTAATGAg AAAGGAGAACTGTTGATTCGTGGCCCACAAGTCATGAAGGGATATAAAAATAACGAAACAGCAAATAAAGAAGCCTTTACTGACGATGGATGGTTCAGAAGTGGAGATTTGGCCATTGGAGACGAGCACGGCATCATTTCTATAGCTGATAGATTAAAAGAACTTATTAAG GTCAAAGGATTCCAAGTTCCGCCTGCCGAATTAGAAGGTGTCCTTCGCGATCACCCATCAGTAGACGACGCTGCAGTTATCGGGGTTCCTCACGAGACCAACGGTGAAGCACCCAAAGCGTTCATAGTGCTGAAGAAGGGACACAATGTAGCTCCGTCAAATATATGCGATTTTGTGAAGGAGAGAGTGGCTGAATATAAAAGGATAAGTGATGTGATATTTTTGGATGAGTTACCAAAGAACTCCACTGGGAAGATATTAAGGAGGGAGTTAAAGGAGAAATATACGTAA
- the LOC134796709 gene encoding uncharacterized protein LOC134796709 produces MNSLARKLITSELKKIKWQRKLSVSASSRKDEDFIIKSFLPEKKIPDMKLLDRVWMESAGFKKLIALECAETKKSYTYEQLQHNTGIFATSLLKKFGLKQGDIVAIMLPNCPEFVVTALGIVQAGCTMTTINPIYKELELTHQLSLTRPKLIVTTSKCYDTIKQAMYKANLDMKIIIKDSTETPIPNGTVRFTEVAENGEIDNALLEKVEKSKPDDIAVIPFSSGTTGMPKGVEITHRNAIAAIEIMFEERNCYPILATDSFQDVVPCILPFFHIYGLVVNLLGHLAHGCKLITMSTFSTGLFLDILKNQKASLLYIVPPIAVLLGKHPDVTKDHLKNVRRISSGAAPLSATDVQLVMEKSNGNLAFGQGYGATETTSLTTGTLIGTTPDLAASGVLMSNIELKFVDPSTGNPVPCGEQGELYVRGPVVMKGYHKNEQATADSLTEDGFYKTGDLGYYDKDVGLYVTDRIKELIKVKGLQVMPAELEGILRSHPAVADAAVIGMPHEYHGEAPRAFVIAKNGFKLSEEELQSFVAEKVAPYKKIEEVVFVNDIPKTNTGKILRRELKKMYA; encoded by the exons ATGAACAGCCTAGCGCGTAAACTTATTACgagtgaattaaaaaaaataaaatggcaaaggaaactgtctgtcagtgcgTCTTCGAGGAAAGACGAGGATTTCATCATAAAGTCTTTTCTGCCGGAAAAGAAAATCCCTGATATGAAACTGTTGGACAGAGTTTGGATGGAATCCGCGGGATTTAAAAAGTTAATTGCATTG GAATGCGCCGAGACCAAAAAATCGTACACATACGAGCAACTTCAGCACAACACGGGCATCTTTGCAACATCTCTTCTAAAGAAGTTCGGCCTGAAGCAAGGTGACATCGTGGCTATCATGCTACCCAACTGCCCGGAGTTTGTGGTGACCGCTTTAGGGATTGTACAGGCTGGGTGCACGATGACCACTATCAATCCTATTTATAAAGAAT tAGAACTCACTCATCAATTATCCTTAACCAGACCAAAACTAATCGTGACGACATCAAAATGCTACGACACAATAAAACAAGCAATGTACAAAGCTAACCTTgatatgaaaattataataaaagatAGCACAGAAACACCAATACCAAATGGAACAGTCAGATTCACAGAAGTAGCAGAAAATGGTGAAATAGATAATGCCCTTTTGGAAAAGGTAGAAAAGAGCAAGCCTGATGATATAGCAGTTATTCCATTTTCGAGCGGGACAACTGGTATGCCGAAAGGAGTGGAGATTACTCACAGGAACGCCATTGCGGCTATTGAAATTATGTTTGAGGAAAGAAATTGCTATCCTATACTTGCGACTG ATTCGTTCCAAGATGTAGTGCCGTGTATTTTGCCATTCTTCCACATCTATGGGCTAGTGGTTAATCTACTTGGCCACCTGGCACACGGATGCAAACTTATAACCATGTCGACGTTCTCAACTGGATTGTTCTTAGATATTTTGAAAAATCAAAAGGCTAGCCTTCTCTACATAGTACCTCCTATTG CTGTGTTACTAGGTAAGCATCCAGACGTGACCAAAGATCATTTGAAAAATGTAAGACGAATCTCAAGCGGCGCCGCTCCGTTATCCGCTACTGATGTTCAATTGGTGATGGAAAAAAGTAAC GGTAACCTAGCATTCGGCCAGGGATACGGCGCGACGGAGACGACATCATTGACTACAGGAACGCTGATCGGTACTACTCCGGACTTGGCTGCCAGCGGGGTGCTTATGTCCAACATAGAGCTGAAGTTTGTTGATCCCTCGACTGGGAACCCTGTGCCTTGCGGAGAA caAGGAGAATTGTACGTCCGAGGACCGGTAGTCATGAAGGGTTACCACAAGAACGAACAAGCGACAGCAGATAGTTTGACAGAGGACGGCTTTTACAAAACCGGTGACTTGGGTTACTACGATAAGGATGTTGGGCTGTATGTCACAGACAGAATCAAGGAGCTTATTAAG GTTAAAGGTCTCCAAGTAATGCCAGCAGAACTAGAAGGCATCCTTCGATCCCATCCAGCTGTCGCCGATGCAGCAGTCATCGGCATGCCACACGAATACCACGGAGAAGCACCCAGGGCCTTTGTCATAGCTAAAAATGGATTCAAACTCTCAGAAGAAGAACTACAGAGCTTCGTAGCAGAGAAGGTAGCGCCGTACAAGAAGATAGAAGAAGTAGTGTTTGTGAATGATATACCTAAGACGAATACCGGGAAGATTTTGAGAAGGGAGTTGAAGAAAATGTACGCGTGA
- the LOC134797006 gene encoding uncharacterized protein LOC134797006: MDLQLQAEDLIVNIETSMTVVADSHDTTTTTERQMNIKLPKLQLPKFDGDQLRWSEFWDRFVSNIDNQPMAEADKLNYLLSSLEGKAMEAVAGISITNHNYAIAVEALKSRYGSNDALIDVHYTALTNLGRAEYSASSCRHTLDEIERHLRGLEKLGENTAGNHLRATMLAKFPEQVLHQYHLMPQQSKSNSTSTVRQTLLDIVIAMEKAQTQPIPKGLETKPDVITTEVLQTKSDSTAVAQISNPNNNKISKHRCRLVLDCGSQRSYITARAAAKLQLLPDNEDRLLVFTFGETIPKEMPSPSVDIVLETKRGTKKQVRVNIVPHITEKLPIAKFDHSVVDLAADDDSIGENVNLLIGNNYYEGFRRQEKIQLNENLYLINTDFGWLYSGDENRKRTAVPENILTVTTYCHCHNSSCPYFTEPDLPLRNIDIKFLWSLECIGINDSPKATRQDEAVKHFNDTIQYNNGRYEVTWPWIEYPPQLPVNFGMALGRLKSLVNRLDSATLQEYDDILKEQLNGNVIEVAEPHRNDTEHPVHYLAHHIVKNEGKRGRIVYDASMRSMDKKSLNECLYSGPSMLEDLTALLLKFRTKKIAIVADVEKAFLQVGLQEKDRDVTRFLWAKDITKDLTDDNLLYLRFCRVPFGIISSPFLLTATIRYHMSQTDGSLLKDIANNCYVDNLVTGANSVKEAQEIYEKTRRSFGQISMNIRDWLSNNKEFLDLVPSEQQAKHEDTVKILGLSWNVKKDTLQLKITDEHFDKDAPINTKRKVLRTLARIYDPCGFICPLTLPLKVLFRSICEQKHKWDTNLPDDLVRSMQEILMVIKTAVNLELPRCVTNVNPELATTYQLHGFSDASKVGYAAVIYLTTRSDQGTSISFLMGKSRIAKGEDKSELHIPKLELLGLLIASRLLKYVRENLSLPISKEMLWTDSLVVHGWMRSDKLLPPFVSNRVEEIRKNQMGAELYYINTKMNPADVATRPDRWSQSKELWFNGPTFLKEDETMWPTDRHYMNHMTVLSVGEGLDQSGHSSIPETNDGPGNEPRTVEADDNQQMEIEDQIDQLTNNNLSNDIPVQFSVQDTPPSLNSADNTIAEIKKLQKLHFANEIAGKVTHLTRNLGLFLDVDGVLRCQGRMVNTTWNYDMKHPILLPRDCEFTKKIIKETHENNYHVGTTHTLSLIREKYWIPQGKRQVERVISRCQRCVKHGGGPYRLPTAPDLPTERVNYSTPFTYCGVDYFGPLYVNTETGKQKRWVALFTCLAVRAIHLEIVNNLTAEECLLALRRFAATRNTPQRLYSDNATCFKLTSEVVSKPYCIERGIEWRFIPQLAPWHGGFYERLIGVVKHSLKRTLEKHLLGDSKLLTVLKEVEAVVNSRPLTKIGTEVIHILRPVDFLSLGKCLTLTPATNSVCTVDSSKLQVNLIESWKKGLIILEEFKKIFLVQYLTSLRERYQNSPKQPRIVSNCDPKLGDIVQIKSDIKNRELWKVGKVAELIKSADGKHRVAKVKVGDSMMTRSVGHLYPLETEATDSPQSGATEEEQTAPPLDTPIEYLDLDAAPSGSESIQPPQTNPVSENRDEVVASEEVTSNPDSMLPETRTKRDAAIRAREKILEWTRHLLTLLQ, from the exons ATGGATCTGCAACTGCAGGCCGAGGATTTAATCGTGAATATAGAGACATCCATGACAGTTGTAGCTGATTCGCATgatacaacaacaacaacggAACGACAAATGAATATCAAACTTCCAAAACTGCAACTACCTAAGTTTGACGGGGATCAGCTACGGTGGTCGGAATTTTGGGACCGGTTTGTGTCCAATATAGACAACCAGCCCATGGCCGAGGCTGATAAACTTAATTATTTGTTAAGTAGTCTGGAGGGCAAGGCAATGGAAGCTGTAGCAGGCATCAGTATAACTAATCACAATTATGCCATTGCCGTAGAGGCTCTCAAGTCAAGGTATGGGTCGAATGATGCTTTGATAGATGTGCACTACACTGCGCTTACCAACTTGGGTCGAGCAGAATATTCGGCTTCCAGTTGTAGGCATACTCTGGACGAGATCGAGCGCCATTTGCGAGGTTTGGAGAAGCTAGGTGAAAACACAGCGGGCAACCACCTACGGGCCACCATGCTTGCAAAGTTTCCGGAGCAAGTGTTACACCAATATCACCTTATGCCACAGCAATCGAAGAGTAATTCAACCTCCACAGTAAGACAGACTTTACTAGACATTGTGATCGCCATGGAAAAGGCCCAGACACAACCAATACCGAAAGGGTTGGAAACAAAACCGGATGTTATAACTACGGAAGTCCTTCAAACTAAATCTGATTCA ACAGCAGTGGCACAAATCAGCAACCCCAACAACAACAAAATAAGCAAACATAGGTGCAGACTTGTATTAGACTGTGGCTCACAGAGGAGTTACATAACTGCACGGGCTGCTGCCAAACTACAGCTATTACCAGATAATGAAGACCGACTCTTAGTGTTCACGTTTGGAGAAACTATTCCAAAGGAAATGCCGAGCCCTTCAGTGGACATTGTGTTAGAAACCAAACGTGGCACCAAAAAACAAGTAAGAGTAAATATTGTTCCACATATTACTGAGAAGTTGCCAATAGCTAAATTTGATCACTCAGTGGTGGATCTAGCGGCCGATGATGACTCTATTGGTGAAAATGTAAACCTCTTAATAGGGAACAATTATTATGAAGGTTTCAGACGTCAAGAGAAGATACAACTTAATGAAAATCTGTACTTGATCAATACTGACTTTGGTTGGCTGTACTCTGGAGATGAAAATCGTAAACGCACTGCCGTcccagaaaatattttaactgtgacTACTTACTGCCACTGTCATAATTCAAGCTGCCCTTATTTTACCGAACCGGACTTACCCCTCAGGAACATTGACATTAAATTTCTATGGTCTCTTGAGTGTATTGGCATAAATGACTCTCCAAAAGCCACTAGACAAGATGAAGCTGTAAAACATTTCAATGATACCATACAATACAACAATGGACGTTATGAAGTAACGTGGCCATGGATTGAATATCCACCTCAGCTTCCTGTAAATTTCGGCATGGCGTTAGGAAGACTGAAGAGCTTGGTCAATAGATTGGATTCAGCAACGCTGCAAGAATATGATGATATTCTGAAGGAGCAACTAAACGGAAATGTAATTGAAGTAGCCGAACCACATAGGAATGACACAGAACACCCTGTGCACTATCTTGCCCACCACATTGTAAAAAATGAAGGAAAACGTGGGAGGATTGTTTACGATGCTTCAATGAGAAGTATGGACAAGAAAAGCCTGAACGAATGCCTGTATAGTGGGCCCTCCATGCTTGAGGATCTCACAGCCCTTCTTCTGAAGTTTAGGACGAAGAAAATAGCAATCGTCGCCGATGTAGAAAAGGCATTTTTGCAGGTAGGACTTCAAGAGAAGGACCGTGATGTGACAAGATTTCTGTGGGCTAAAGACATTACAAAGGACCTAACGGACGACAACCTGCTATATCTTCGGTTTTGTCGAGTCCCATTCGGCATAATTTCAAGTCCATTTCTCCTGACAGCGACCATTAGATATCACATGTCACAGACAGATGGAAGCTTACTGAAGGATATAGCTAACAACTGCTATGTAGACAATCTAGTAACTGGAGCGAACTCTGTGAAAGAAGCGCAAGAAATTTATGAAAAGACGAGAAGATCCTTTGGGCAAATATCTATGAACATCAGAGATTGGTTATCGAATAATAAGGAATTTCTTGATCTTGTACCTTCAGAACAGCAAGCAAAACATGAAGATACAGTAAAAATTCTTGGATTGTCGTGGAATGTGAAAAAGGACACCTTACAACTGAAAATTACTGATGAACACTTTGACAAAGATGCACCAATCAACACTAAGAGGAAGGTACTTCGTACTTTAGCCCGAATTTATGACCCATGTGGTTTCATTTGTCCACTAACCTTACCATTGAAGGTGTTGTTTCGGAGCATCTGcgaacaaaaacataaatgggACACCAACCTACCGGATGACTTGGTGCGGTCCATGCAGGAAATATTGATGGTAATAAAAACAGCAGTAAATCTGGAATTGCCAAGATGTGTAACAAATGTCAATCCAGAACTAGCGACAACATACCAGTTACATGGATTTTCTGATGCCTCAAAGGTTGGATATGCTGCTGTTATTTATCTAACAACAAGAAGTGACCAAGGCACATCAATCTCATTCTTAATGGGAAAGTCTAGGATAGCCAAAGGTGAAGACAAAAGTGAACTCCATATCCCGAAATTAGAGCTACTGGGTTTACTCATAGCAAGTAGACTCTTGAAATATGTAAGGGAGAACCTATCTCTTCCAATAAGTAAGGAAATGTTGTGGACCGATAGTTTGGTCGTACATGGATGGATGCGGTCAGACAAATTGTTACCGCCCTTTGTCTCAAACAGGGTAGAAGAGATCAGAAAAAACCAAATGGGAGCAGAGTTGTACTATATTAACACCAAAATGAACCCAGCTGATGTTGCCACAAGGCCCGACAGATGGAGTCAATCCAAGGAACTTTGGTTCAATGGTCCCACATTCTTAAAAGAGGATGAGACAATGTGGCCCACAGATAGACACTATATGAACCATATGACGGTCCTTTCTGTTGGGGAGGGCCTGGACCAGAGTGGACACAGTAGCATACCGGAAACTAATGATGGTCCAGGAAATGAACCAAGAACTGTTGAAGCAGATGATAACCAACAGATGGAAATTGAAGACCAGATCGACCAGTTGACAAACAATAATTTAAGTAATGACATACCAGTACAGTTCTCAGTACAGGACACACCACCTTCATTGAACTCTGCAGATAACACCATAGCAGAAATAAAGAAACTGCAAAAACTTCATTTCGCCAACGAGATTGCAGGAAAGGTAACACATCTGACTAGAAATCTTGGACTATTTCTAGATGTGGATGGTGTACTGAGATGCCAGGGACGAATGGTCAACACCACGTGGAATTATGATATGAAACATCCTATATTGCTTCCCAGAGACTGTGAATTTACAAAAAAGATAATCAAGGAAACTCACGAAAACAATTATCATGTTGGCACTACACATACCCTTAGTCTCATTAGAGAGAAGTACTGGATACCACAAGGTAAACGTCAGGTGGAACGAGTGATCTCGAGATGTCAGCGGTGTGTCAAACACGGCGGTGGTCCTTATCGCTTGCCAACTGCGCCTGATCTACCTACTGAAAGAGTGAACTATAGCACACCATTCACGTACTGTGGCGTAGATTATTTTGGACCACTTTATGTGAACACAGAAACTGGCAAACAAAAGAGATGGGTTGCCCTATTCACTTGTTTAGCTGTTCGAGCCATTCACCTTGAGATTGTTAACAACTTGACAGCAGAAGAATGTCTCTTGGCACTTAGAAGATTTGCTGCTACTAGAAACACACCACAAAGACTGTATTCAGACAATGCCACATGTTTCAAACTAACATCGGAAGTCGTTAGTAAGCCATATTGCATTGAAAGAGGAATTGAATGGAGGTTTATACCTCAGCTGGCTCCGTGGCATGGTGGATTCTATGAACGACTAATAGGTGTAGTGAAGCATTCTCTAAAGCGCACTCTCGAAAAGCACCTTCTTGGAGACAGCAAGCTGTTAACCGTGCTGAAAGAGGTAGAAGCTGTGGTCAACTCAAGACCGCTTACTAAAATTGGAACCGAAGTGATCCACATATTAAGACCAGTCGATTTCCTAAGTCTTGGGAAGTGTTTAACTTTGACCCCGGCAACGAACAGTGTATGTACGGTGGACAGTTCCAAACTTCAAGTTAACCTAATAGAAAGCTGGAAAAAGGGTCTGATAATCCTGGAAGAATTTAAGAAGATATTCTTAGTACAGTACCTGACGAGTCTGAGGGAAAGATACCAAAACTCTCCTAAACAACCTAGAATTGTCTCTAATTGCGATCCTAAACTGGGGGACATCGTTCAAATAAAATCAGATATTAAAAACCGAGAGTTATGGAAAGTCGGGAAGGTAGCGGAGCTTATAAAGAGTGCAGATGGCAAACATAGGGTCGCTAAGGTTAAGGTTGGAGACTCCATGATGACTCGATCTGTAGGTCATCTCTACCCACTGGAGACTGAAGCAACTGACTCTCCACAATCTGGAGCGACAGAGGAGGAACAAACTGCACCACCTCTGGACACGCCGATTGAATATTTGGACCTGGATGCTGCCCCAAGTGGAAGTGAGAGCATACAGCCACCACAAACCAATCCAGTATCTGAGAATCGTGACGAGGTAGTTGCTTCTGAGGAAGTTACTTCCAACCCTGACAGTATGCTACCGGAAACTAGAACTAAGAGAGACGCTGCTATTCGAGCCAGAGAGAAAATCCTGGAGTGGACGCGTCACCTGCTCACACTACTGCAATAA